A genomic region of uncultured Roseibium sp. contains the following coding sequences:
- a CDS encoding carboxymuconolactone decarboxylase family protein: MDQDLFEKGLEQRKATLGAEYVENNLAKADDFTRPFQEAMTAWCWGFGWGDEVIDAKTRSMMNLAMIGALGKMSEWEIHCRGAINNGVTKKEIQAIIHVVGIYCGVPQALECFRVARKVLEEQDAA; encoded by the coding sequence ATGGATCAGGATCTGTTCGAAAAGGGACTGGAACAGCGCAAGGCGACGCTTGGCGCCGAGTATGTCGAAAACAATCTGGCCAAGGCGGATGACTTCACCCGCCCGTTTCAGGAGGCAATGACGGCGTGGTGCTGGGGATTCGGCTGGGGCGACGAGGTCATCGACGCCAAGACCCGCTCCATGATGAACCTTGCGATGATCGGTGCGCTCGGGAAGATGAGCGAATGGGAAATCCACTGCAGGGGCGCTATCAACAACGGCGTCACCAAGAAGGAAATCCAGGCCATCATCCATGTGGTCGGTATTTATTGCGGCGTTCCGCAGGCCCTGGAATGCTTCCGGGTTGCCCGGAAAGTGCTTGAAGAACAGGACGCTGCATAG
- a CDS encoding ABC transporter permease has translation MDGFWSVLGGAFALVLALDPDLLEIIGLSMRVTLTAVFFACLIGLPLGAAVGVFRFPGRTFLSVALNALMGLPPVVVGLVVYLMLSASGPFGPLRLLYTPGAMIIAQMIIVTPIVAALTRQVVEDLNREYAEQFASLGVGALDRMLSLLWDARYSLLTVALAGFGRAVAEVGAVLIVGGNINHVTRVMTTTIALETSKGNLQLALALGVVLLAIAFSVTACVMALKASAVRAAYA, from the coding sequence ATGGACGGATTCTGGAGCGTCCTGGGCGGGGCATTTGCCCTCGTCTTAGCACTTGATCCGGATCTCCTGGAGATCATCGGCCTGTCGATGCGGGTCACGCTGACGGCCGTCTTTTTTGCCTGCCTGATCGGTTTGCCGCTCGGGGCTGCCGTCGGCGTCTTCCGCTTTCCCGGACGCACGTTCCTCTCCGTTGCATTGAATGCGCTGATGGGACTGCCGCCGGTCGTGGTCGGTCTCGTTGTCTACCTGATGCTGTCGGCATCCGGTCCGTTCGGCCCGCTGCGCCTTCTCTATACACCGGGCGCAATGATCATCGCCCAGATGATCATCGTCACCCCCATCGTGGCCGCGCTGACGCGCCAGGTGGTCGAAGACCTGAACCGCGAATATGCCGAACAGTTTGCCTCCCTTGGCGTCGGCGCACTGGACCGGATGCTGTCCCTGCTGTGGGACGCCCGCTACAGCCTGCTCACCGTCGCGCTCGCCGGTTTCGGACGGGCGGTTGCCGAGGTCGGCGCCGTCCTGATCGTCGGGGGCAACATCAACCACGTGACGCGCGTGATGACCACGACGATCGCACTGGAAACCTCGAAGGGAAACCTCCAGCTCGCGCTTGCCCTCGGTGTCGTTCTTCTGGCGATTGCCTTCTCGGTGACCGCCTGCGTCATGGCCCTGAAAGCCTCCGCCGTGAGGGCCGCCTATGCGTGA